One segment of Theobroma cacao cultivar B97-61/B2 chromosome 9, Criollo_cocoa_genome_V2, whole genome shotgun sequence DNA contains the following:
- the LOC18590353 gene encoding proteinaceous RNase P 2 produces the protein MATPSHKGNPTNSTKRKKNHKNPEANFLYELNSCSKSKDLEAAISLYESAISNKTRLNQHHFNTLLYLCSTISTDPESKSLALTYGFRVFDHMITLNIHPNEASITAIARLAAAKGDGDYAFEMIKKLGDYRVLPRLRTYEPALFCFCQKLEAEKAYEVEADINKMGLSLEEPQIAALLKLSAETGRGEGVYEYLQKLRRGVRWVSEETGKVLEDWFSREGSEVGFEGATYEVSFVKEAVLRNGGGWHGLGWIGKGKWVVRKGKVEPNGRCCCCGERLGCVDIDDVETEKFAQSVAGLAMEREVKANFREFQEWLEQNADYEAIVDGANIGLYQQNFAEGGFSILQLDAVIKEMYGRSGNKWPLIILHNKRVRALLENPSYRKLVEEWMNNGFLYTTPHGSNDDWYWLYAAVKLRCLLVTNDEMRDHIFELLGSSFFLKWKERHQVRYTFPKGILKLQMPPSYSVVIQESEKGSWHVPIVCDGNEESARTWLCITRPGACEDLGKTASNIETCENGNGPCCKSEMSNTGDFEILPSDNRNQASQDFFQMSYAETPSITGKRKERSP, from the exons ATGGCTACCCCAAGCCATAAAGGAAACCCCACAAATTCAaccaagagaaagaaaaaccacAAAAATCCTGAAGCCAATTTCCTCTATGAGCTCAATTCTTGCTCTAAATCCAAAGACCTCGAAGCCGCAATTTCTCTTTACGAGTCagctatttccaacaaaaCTCGCCTCAACCAGCACCATTTCAACACCCTCCTTTACCTTTGCTCCACTATTTCCACCGACCCAGAGTCCAAAAGCCTCGCTTTAACGTATGGGTTTCGAGTTTTTGACCATATGATAACCTTAAATATCCACCCTAATGAAGCTTCCATTACTGCCATTGCCCGTTTAGCGGCGGCGAAAGGTGATGGCGATTACGCTTTTGAAATGATTAAAAAGTTGGGTGATTATCGGGTTTTGCCGCGGCTTCGTACTTATGAGCCTgcattgttttgtttttgccAGAAGTTGGAAGCTGAGAAGGCTTATGAAGTTGAGGCGGATATAAATAAGATGGGATTGAGCTTGGAGGAGCCTCAGATTGCTGctttattgaaattaagtGCGGAGACAGGGAGAGGGGAGGGAGTTTATGAGTATTTGCAGAAGTTGAGAAGGGGTGTAAGGTGGGTTAGTGAGGAGACGGGAAAGGTTTTGGAGGATTGGTTTTCTAGGGAAGGAAGTGAGGTTGGTTTTGAGGGAGCGACATATGAGGTGAGTTTTGTGAAAGAGGCGGTTTTGAGGAATGGTGGGGGTTGGCATGGTTTGGGGTGGATTGGGAAAGGGAAGTGGGTGGTGAGGAAAGGGAAGGTGGAGCCGAATGGGCGGTGTTGTTGTTGTGGAGAGCGGTTGGGTTGTGTTGATATTGATGATGTGGAGACTGAGAAGTTTGCGCAGTCAGTTGCAGGGTTGGCTATGGAGAGGGAAGTTAAGGCTAACTTTAGGGAGTTTCAG GAGTGGTTGGAACAAAATGCTGATTATGAAGCCATAGTAGATGGAGCAAATATTGGGCTCTACCAACAAAATTTTGCAGAGGGTGGATTCAGTATTCTTCAG CTTGATGCTGTCATAAAAGAAATGTATGGTAGAAGTGGGAATAAATGGCCACTCATCATCCTGCATAATAAACGTGTACGAGCTCTCCTGGAAAATCCTTCCTACAGAAAGCTGGTTGAAGAATGGATGAATAATGGTTTTCTTTATACAACACCTCATGGTTCCAATGATGACTG GTATTGGCTCTATGCTGCTGTAAAACTTAGATGTCTGCTTGTGACAAATGATGAAATGCGGGATCACATTTTTGAACTCTTAGGAAGCAGCTTCTTTCTCAAGTGGAAAGAAAGGCACCAG GTTCGATATACTTTTCCCAAAGGAATTCTGAAACTTCAGATGCCACCGTCATATTCTGTTGTCATTCAG GAATCAGAAAAAGGATCATGGCATGTCCCCATTGTATGTGACGGCAATGAGGAGTCTGCTAGAACTTGGCTCTGCATTACCAGGCCAGGTGCTTGTGAAGATCTAGGTAAAACTGCTTCCAATATAGAAACTTGTGAAAATGGTAATGGTCCCTGCTGCAAGTCAGAGATGTCGAACACAGGTGATTTTGAGATACTCCCAAGTGACAATAGAAATCAAGCTAGTCAGGATTTCTTTCAAATGTCCTATGCTGAAACCCCATCTATTACGGgtaaaaggaaagagagatcCCCATAA
- the LOC18590350 gene encoding alcohol-forming fatty acyl-CoA reductase, whose product MESGSVLQFLDNKSIFVIGATGFLAKIFVEKILRVQPNVKKLYLLLRAEDSKSATQRFHNEIIGKELFKVLKEKWGNNFNSFISEKIAVVPGDISHEDLGLKNSKLEKELRREVDVVVNSAATTNFDERYDVALGLNVLGAKHVLDFAKKCAKLKVFVHVSTAYVAGEKSGLILESSFSMGKTLNGVSGLDINVEMKVAEEELKQLQAQRASEKEITLVMKDLGAERARLFGWPNTYVFTKAMGEMLVGNFKGDLPLVIVRPTIVTSTFKEPFPGWIEGLRTIDSVIVGLGKGKITCFLGNPKVTVDLIPADMVINAMIVTMMMAHANQSCDDAIYHVGSSLRNPMNSLNVHNFSHHYFTKNPLIDRNGKPIKTPKLLILSTMSRFRLYMKIRYSLPLKGLYLLSKLCPRYFTNVYNINDHKIKSVMRLAELYRPYVFFKGIFDDINLERLRMVAKESGMDLEVFNFDPRFIEWEEYFMKIHIPGLTRHVIRC is encoded by the exons ATGGAATCGGGAAGTGTCCTCCAGTTTCTTGACAACAAGTCCATTTTTGTCATTGGTGCTACTGGGTTTTTGGCAAAGA TTTTTGTGGAGAAAATACTGAGGGTTCAACCAAATGTGAAGAAgctttatcttcttttaaGAGCAGAAGACTCTAAATCTGCTACACAACGCTTCCATAATGAG ATCATAGGGAAGGAATTGTTTAAAGTCTTGAAGGAAAAATGGGGCAACAATTTTAATTCCTTCATATCAGAAAAAATTGCTGTTGTGCCTGGGGATATCTCTCACGAGGATTTGGGTTTGAAAAACTCCAAATTGGAAAAAGAGTTGCGGAGGGAAGTAGATGTTGTGGTCAACTCAGCTGCAACAACCAATTTTGATGAAAG ATATGATGTGGCGCTTGGCCTCAACGTACTGGGAGCTAAACATGTTTTAGATTTCGCCAAGAAATGTGCCAAACTAAAGGTGTTTGTCCATGTATCCACAG CTTATGTGGCTGGAGAAAAGTCAGGGCTCATACTAGAAAGCTCATTCAGCATGGGAAAAACACTTAATGGTGTGTCTGGCTTAGACATTAATGTTGAGATGAAAGTGGCAGAGGAAGAACTGAAACAACTCCAGGCGCAGCGAGCTTCAGAAAAGGAAATTACTCTTGTCATGAAAGATTTGGGCGCTGAAAG gGCAAGACTTTTTGGATGGCCAAACACATATGTATTTACAAAGGCAATGGGAGAGATGCTTGTAGGGAACTTCAAAGGTGATTTGCCTCTTGTCATCGTGCGCCCTACCATTGTTACCAGTACTTTCAAAGAACCTTTTCCGGGTTGGATTGAAGGCCTGAG AACTATTGACAGCGTAATTGTTGGTCTGGGTAAAGGGAAAATAACCTGTTTTCTTGGGAATCCTAAGGTGACGGTTGATTTG ATACCAGCAGACATGGTTATAAATGCCATGATCGTTACCATGATGATGGCTCATGCAAATCAATCTTGTGATGATGCTATTTACCATGTTGGTTCGTCGTTGAGAAATCCTATGAATTCCTTGAATGTTCATAATTTTTCCCACCATTATTTCACCAAGAATCCATTGATTGATAGAAATGGAAAGCCAATTAAAACTCCCAAACTATTAATTTTGAGCACCATGAGCAGATTCAGGCTGTACATGAAGATTCGTTATTCGCTGCCATTAAAg GGATTGTATTTGCTGAGCAAACTTTGCCCTCGATATTTTACGAATGTTTATAATATCAATGatcataaaatcaaatcagtGATGAGATTAGCAGAACTTTACAGGCCTTATGTGTTCTTCAAGGGCAT CTTTGATGACATAAATTTAGAAAGGCTGCGAATGGTTGCCAAAGAGAGCGGAATGGATTTAGAAGTATTTAACTTTGATCCAAGGTTTATTGAATGGGAAGAATATTTTATGAAGATTCACATTCCTGGCCTGACGAGGCATGTAATCAGATGTTAA
- the LOC18590354 gene encoding cytochrome P450 94C1 — MDSELSLWFCSMCSAFCFMFFSFTLLFSLFSLLIFVLRLKLWCNCEICQAYLTSSWTKEFDNLCDWYTHLLKKSPTGTIHIHVLGNTITASPANVEHILKTRFENYPKGKQFSALLGDLLGKGIFNVDGESWRFQRKMASLELGSISIRMHAFDIVNSEIQTRLIPLLSSVSSEEQVLDLQDVLRRFSFDNICKFSFGLDPGCLMLSLPISEFAEAFDLASKLSAQRGLASSPSIWKVKRLLNLGTEKQLKEAIKMVDEFAQEMINQRREKGFSDSNDLLSRFMGTVSDDKYLRDIVISFLLAGRDTVASGLTSFFWLLSQHPEVESAIRDELERVMGSSQQFASFDQMREMHYLHAALYESLRLFPPVQFDSKFAQEDDILPDGTFVRKGTRVTYHPYAMGRMERVWGSDCLEYKPDRWLKNGIYIPENPYKYPVFQAGQRVCLGKEISLVEMKCVVLAVISRFNIRVATDLNQAPRFAPGLTATVRGGLPILVQEREANYSSPSCPRLLGAIHG, encoded by the coding sequence ATGGATTCAGAACTTTCCTTGTGGTTTTGCTCCATGTGCAGTGCTTTCTGCTTCatgttcttctctttcaccctcttgttttctttgttttcattgTTGATCTTCGTTTTGAGGTTGAAGCTCTGGTGTAATTGTGAAATCTGCCAGGCTTATCTTACTTCTAGTTGGACCAAAGAATTCGACAATCTTTGTGACTGGTATACTCACCTTCTTAAAAAATCTCCCACTGGAACGATCCATATCCATGTTCTTGGTAATACCATCACTGCAAGCCCTGCAAATGTCGAGCACATTCTCAAAACCAGGTTTGAAAACTATCCAAAAGGGAAACAATTCTCTGCTCTCCTTGGTGATCTTCTTGGTAAAGGTATTTTCAATGTTGATGGTGAGTCATGGAGGTTTCAAAGGAAAATGGCCAGCCTTGAGCTTGGTAGCATCTCCATAAGAATGCACGCGTTTGATATTGTTAACTCAGAGATTCAAACCAGGCTTATCCCTCTTTTATCATCAGTTTCCAGTGAAGAACAAGTTCTAGATTTACAAGACGTGCTTAGAAGATTTTCATTCGATAATATCTGCAAATTCTCCTTCGGATTAGACCCTGGTTGCCTCATGTTATCGCTGCCCATCTCAGAATTTGCTGAAGCTTTCGATTTAGCATCCAAATTATCAGCACAAAGAGGGCTGGCGTCTTCGCCTTCGATATGGAAAGTCAAAAGGCTATTGAATTTGGGCACCGAAAAGCAGCTTAAAGAAGCTATTAAAATGGTGGATGAATTTGCTCAAGAGATGATTAATCAACGGCGCGAAAAGGGATTTTCAGACAGTAATGATCTTTTGTCAAGATTCATGGGCACAGTCAGTGATGACAAGTATCTTAGAGACATTGTCATAAGTTTCCTCTTGGCTGGTCGTGACACAGTGGCCTCAGGGTTGACCAGCTTCTTCTGGTTGTTATCTCAGCATCCAGAAGTTGAGTCAGCCATCCGTGACGAGTTGGAAAGGGTCATGGGGTCGAGTCAGCAATTTGCAAGCTTTGATCAGATGCGGGAAATGCACTATTTACACGCGGCTTTGTATGAAAGCTTGAGACTGTTTCCACCTGTCcaatttgattcaaagtttGCTCAAGAAGATGACATTTTGCCTGATGGTACCTTTGTGAGGAAAGGCACGAGGGTAACCTATCATCCCTATGCAATGGGTCGGATGGAGCGGGTTTGGGGCTCCGATTGTCTTGAATACAAGCCAGACAGATGGTTGAAAAACGGTATATATATTCCCGAAAACCCATACAAGTACCCAGTTTTCCAGGCTGGGCAAAGGGTTTGTTTAGGGAAGGAAATCTCATTGGTAGAGATGAAATGTGTGGTTCTAGCCGTAATCAGTCGGTTCAATATCCGGGTTGCCACTGATCTGAATCAGGCACCAAGGTTTGCCCCTGGTCTCACCGCCACCGTGAGAGGTGGGTTACCAATTCTAGTGCAAGAAAGGGAAGCTAATTACTCAAGTCCATCGTGCCCCCGATTGTTGGGAGCCATTCATGGTTAG